A DNA window from Zingiber officinale cultivar Zhangliang chromosome 3A, Zo_v1.1, whole genome shotgun sequence contains the following coding sequences:
- the LOC122051622 gene encoding uncharacterized protein LOC122051622 has translation MATASFRSATGRSSVGKGREAAPSAGGASKSSRSGTNRRSRSLGRYSGRFPPTPPGTDDFATPRSRFVNKVRGAGIPEVSVDDLAEEFFRARAESDEESDVSCARNRGRSSVASYLRGTESSRQRGRSVSRPPDRQAVLPKGVPDRVSRRRRSVSVARHRYSDTENDVESQSSSIKSKPKTSCNNVLQLSSSHRAVKNGVLSRSMSQKNFYHSQDNYSSHSSSLTDDEARDFRSGTCVDEKTFQTIYELRATKESSEYSNGNNIQPKSSEALETIVEIRRNYTTKLEQSEKRKQELLAQLAWEEERGQELCKIVKDLLPSTSPAVPERQLRSRRRSNDKTRMSNRLTEEAEQYLADFLSNVEDTDISSFDGERSDTSSSIRDPGSNIFKTVTHDTLMRARPVPADADGVLLPWLQWETSTSPFSPCKDKPGVPISTGNNSYATAATMLTQEAGAEISNDSKITSSLGSWSPGGIENSSMASHNRSQSKFRLVDHHSNGRTCASSFDMDEYLNLKRTEDLLFERLIQRRRIESGGIILCGGRFLI, from the exons ATGGCGACGGCGTCCTTCCGGTCGGCCACGGGGCGCTCCTCGGTAGGCAAGGGCAGAGAAGCCGCCCCCTCCGCTGGAGGCGCCAGCAAATCCAGCCGCAGCGGGACCAACCGCAGATCGAGGAGCCTCGGCCGATACTCCGGACGCTTCCCCCCGACCCCTCCTGGCACCGACGACTTCGCGACCCCCCGCAGCAGGTTCGTCAACAAGGTCCGCGGGGCCGGTATCCCCGAAGTCAGCGTCGATGACCTCGCAGAGGAGTTCTTTCGGGCGAGGGCGGAGTCGGATGAGGAAAGCGACGTTTCCTGCGCCAGGAATCGGGGCCGGAGCTCTGTCGCAAGCTACTTGAGAGGGACGGAGTCGTCTCGCCAGCGCGGGAGGTCGGTTTCGAGGCCTCCTGATCGCCAGGCAGTGCTTCCTAAGGGCGTGCCCGATCGCGTCTCGAGGCGTCGGCGATCCGTCTCGGTTGCTCGGCATCGCTACAGCGACACGGAG AATGATGTGGAATCTCAAAGCTCGAGCATTAAAAGTAAACCAAAGACTTCTTGCAACAATGTATTGCAGCTGTCTTCATCACATAGGGCAGTGAAGAACGGTGTTCTGAGCAGGTCTAtgagtcaaaagaatttttaccACTCACAGGATAACTACTCG AGCCATTCTTCTTCATTAACTGATGATGAAGCTCGAGATTTCCGTTCAGGAACGTGTGTCGATGAAAAGACATTCCAAACAATCTATGAG CTCAGGGCTACAAAAGAATCATCAGAGTATTCTAATGGGAATAACATTCAGCCAAAAAGCTCTGAAGCTCTGGAAACTATTGTTGAAATCAGAAGAAACTACACAACCAAGCTTGAACAG TCAGAGAAGCGCAAGCAGGAATTGTTAGCTCAGTTAGCTTGGGAAGAGGAACGCGGTCAGGAGCTTTGCAAAATTGTGAAAGATTTGCTGCCTTCAACAAGTCCTGCTGTTCCAGAAAGGCAATTGCGGTCAAGAAGA AGGAGCAATGACAAAACAAGAATGTCTAACCGGTTGACTGAAGAAGCAGAGCAGTACTTAGCAGATTTTCTTAGTAATGTTGAAGATACGGATATATCTTCCTTCGATGGAGAAAGGAGCGATACAAGCTCAAGCATTAGAGATCCTGGATCAAACATCTTcaaaacagtaactcacgacacTTTGATGAGAGCTAGGCCAGTGCCTGCTGACGCGGACggtgttcttcttccttggttgcAATGGGAAACTAGTACTAGTCCATTTTCGCCTTGCAAAGACAAGCCTGGAGTTCCAATTTCCACAGGAAACAACTCATATGCTACTGCTGCAACAATGCTGACACAG GAGGCAGGTGCTGAGATCAGTAATGACAGTAAGATCACGAGCAGTTTGGGGAGTTGGAGCCCTGGAGGAATCGAAAACTCTTCCATGGCTTCTCACAACAGAAGTCAAAGCAAGTTCAGATTAGTAGATCATCATTCCAATGGCAGAACATGTGCATCTTCATTCGACATGGACGAGTACCTGAACTTGAAGCGAACTGAAGATCTTCTTTTCGAAAGGCTGATACAGAGGCGACGAATAGAATCGGGTGGCATCATCCTCTGTGGAGGACGATTCTTAATCTAG
- the LOC122053635 gene encoding trafficking protein particle complex subunit 6b-like, translating into MGREVAESCFDGLIIEMVSAYGRRFYATKPDLASRRIEAIGFQVGHQLIERYTVERPRFSDHLEAIKFICKEFWSELFKKQIDNLKTNHRGTFVLQDNKFRWFTRVLIDPSSEDNEASQGSSSEATSMLLHFPCGIIRGALSNVGISCAVSADASNLPSCSFMVRIKV; encoded by the exons ATGGGGAGGGAGGTAGCAGAGAGCTGCTTCGACGGCTTGATCATCGAGATGGTGTCGGCGTACGGCCGGAGGTTCTACGCCACTAAACCGGACCTCGCCTCCCGCCGGATAGAGGCGATCGGCTTTCAGGTCGGCCACCAGCTCATCGAGAG GTATACTGTGGAACGTCCTCGTTTTAGTGATCATCTTGAGGCAATCAAGTTTATATGCAAAGAATTCTGGTCAGAACTGTTCAAGAAGCAGATTGATAATTTGAAGACCAATCACAGG GGCACCTTTGTTCTGCAAGACAATAAGTTCCGTTGGTTTACTCGTGTATTGATTGATCCTTCATCAGAAGACAATGAAGCATCTCAGGGCTCTTCATCTGAAGCCACAAGCATGCTTCTACACTTCCCATGTGGAATTATAAGGGGAGCCTTGTCCAATGTGGGAATTTCCTGTGCTGTTTCTGCTGACGCATCAAATCTCCCCTCAT GTTCGTTCATGGTACGCATAAAAGTCTAG